The following are from one region of the Lytechinus variegatus isolate NC3 chromosome 4, Lvar_3.0, whole genome shotgun sequence genome:
- the LOC121414300 gene encoding uncharacterized protein LOC121414300 — translation MASACENQIRIMLWAPPRSLSTAFERCISCLNSDTMKVDVNHELYTAACHLGPNRQIKIPRLFEPVVYEPKLSYKKVKKRLEAEKAGKDLVFCKELAYTVAGKFDMIADGYTHTFLIRHPAKVFLSFQTFLEKFPNKLLKLDLRNDILPEGLVYKEMYDLMEYTTHKLGQKPIVIDADDLVENPEEMLKMYCHATGVTYQEPMTAWRKVKYDLKEWSYSKRLMFVNKVMGQYDRAFSTSELVKSSKSDIDINCLPKKIRDLVDIALPYYEQMYECRLRLDQTEHTSSTSSTDSSSMSTSFSLLHESLDCESAMSIGEINSKPEKS, via the coding sequence ATGGCGTCGGCTTGTGAAAACCAGATACGGATCATGCTTTGGGCACCTCCACGATCACTGTCTACGGCATTTGAACGATGTATAAGCTGCCTTAATAGTGACACAATGAAGGTGGATGTTAACCATGAACTTTATACAGCTGCATGCCATCTAGGTCCAAATAGACAGATCAAGATTCCAAGACTGTTCGAACCTGTGGTCTATGAGCCAAAACTGTCCTACAAGAAAGTCAAGAAACGCCTCGAGGCAGAGAAGGCCGGTAAGGATTTGGTGTTTTGTAAAGAACTAGCTTACACGGTTGCTGGGAAGTTTGACATGATCGCTGATGGCTACACACATACCTTCTTGATCCGACATCCTGCAAAGGTGTTCCTGTCTTTTCAAACCTTCCTGGAAAAGTTTCCAAACAAACTCTTGAAGCTGGACCTAAGAAATGATATCCTACCAGAAGGTCTGGTATACAAAGAGATGTATGATTTAATGGAGTATACTACTCATAAACTAGGTCAGAAACCCATTGTTATAGACGCAGATGACTTAGTGGAGAACCCGGAGGAGATGTTGAAGATGTATTGTCATGCTACCGGTGTGACATATCAAGAACCTATGACTGCATGGAGAAAAGTAAAGTACGACCTTAAAGAGTGGAGCTACTCTAAGAGACTCATGTTTGTTAATAAAGTCATGGGACAGTATGACCGTGCCTTTAGCACCTCCGAGCTTGTTAAATCCTCAAAGTCTGATATCGATATCAACTGTTTGCCGAAGAAGATCAGGGACCTGGTAGATATCGCCTTGCCGTACTACGAGCAGATGTACGAATGTCGGCTCCGACTAGACCAAACCGAACACACGTCATCGACATCCAGTACAGACTCGTCATCGATGTCGACAAGCTTTTCATTATTACATGAATCATTAGATTGTGAATCAGCCATGAGCATAGGTGAAATTAACAGCAAACCTGAGAAGTCATGA